TTGGGTTCAGCTATCCTTTCGACAAGAACAAGACGAAAAACAAGCCTATCGCCAAAAAAGACGAAAAAAAGGAACCGCCTCCACTGAAAAACAGAGACCTTTTTGCCGACAGCGACAAAGACGGGGTGCTGGACACCGACGACGATTGCCCTACCGTGCCGGGCCTGAGAAGCCTGAGAGGCTGCCCCGACCGCGACGGCGACGGCATCGCCGACGGAAACGACAAATGCCCCGACGAGCCGGGAATGGCCGAATTCGCGGGTTGCCCCGACACCGACGACGACGGCATACCCGACAAGGACGACAAATGCCCCGACGAGCCGGGGCTGGCGGCTTACCGTGGCTGCCCACCACCCGACCGCGACGGCGATGGCCTTGCGGACGGCGACGACCGCTGCCCTGACGCGCCCGGCCCAGTCGAACTCGGCGGCTGCCCCGACCGCGACGGCGACGGCATACCTGACAAGGACGACAAATGTCCCGATGTGGCTGGCATACCAGAGCAAAAAGGCTGCCCTGCCCTGCCACCTCCCGACAAGGCTGTTTATTTCCGCTCCTCGCAGGACACTTGGTACAGAACCTCCGACGAAACGCTCGACGAAATCGTGGAAATCCTCAAAAAAGACCCCAGCCTGAAAGCCCAGATTTCTGGCCACACCGCTGACGCAAGCGACGACCCCTCGGGCGATGTGTCGCAACGCCGCGCCCAAAAAATCTATGACTATCTCTTGTCGAAAGGCATCGCCGCCGACCGCTTGAAGCATCAGGGCTTTGGCTCCACCCGCCCGGCAGAGGGCGATATCCTTTCCAAAGACCCCCTGCTCAATCAGCAGCTTCAGCGCCGGGTAGAGGTGCATTTCATAAGGCAGTGAACCAGAGGCCATCACCACACACTACTAGACACAAAGGCACAGAATGCGGCAAATCAATGAGTGTTTTGCTTTGCGTCTTTGTGACTTCCCGGCAAATTTGAAAATGTCCAGTAGTGCGGGCATTTACATTCTATAAAATTGATTTTCAAAGAAGTAATCTCCGAACTCATGTAAATCGGCAATCAAAAATCCTCAATTCACCCTTCTCCGCTCCTCTTCCGAACCCGTGCCACGCTGACGGGCGGCGCTCACCTTGTTGCTGCCAAAATTGCGTGCATAACTGATGCGAAACACCCGCTCGCTGAACCTGAAAAGCCCCTCCCACTTTAGGTTCAGGTCGGGTTGGTTGGCAGTGGCGGACCAGTTGGCGGTGAAAAACACATCGGTCACGCTGAATCTGAGGTTGCCGCGATGATGAGACAATTCTTTTTGCAAACCGATGTCGAGTGTCCCGAGTGGGCGGTTCGTGATGATACCAAACAAGGATTTTGGAAAATAAAACCCAGAGAGTTCGAGGGTGAATTTTTGGGGCAGTCGAAACGTTTGAGAGCCGTTGAAATTCCAGTTGGGTTGGCTGATTTGCACCGCCGTTCCGTCGAGCGTTGCGTTGGTTCGCTGCCATTGGGCGGTAAGGTTGTTTTGCATTTCCCACCACTCGGTCGGGTGAAAAGGCAGCGACAGCGTGGCCGACAGCGTGTGGGCGTTATCGAAGTTTTCGGGTATGTTCAGTTGCTGGTTGGTTTCGGGGTTGACCTTGGGCAGCCAAGCGATAGGGCCGTTTTCGTGACTATATTGCAAGGAAAGTTGCCACGACTTGTATCGGTAGGAGGTGCTCACGGCATCGGTGATGGAGGGCTGCAGCGCGGTGTTGCCCGTCATGAAAGTGTTGGGGTCGAAAAAGATGACGAAAGGTGCCATTTGGGTGAAGTCTGGGCGCTGGATGCGGCGGCTGTAGGCGATGTTCACTTGGTGGTTGTCGTTGATTTTGCGCGACACGAAAAGGCTTGGGAAAAAGTTGCCGTATTGTCTATCCACGATGTTGGGCTGCTCGGAGGTGCCGAGATTCGATTGGGTGTACTCGTAGCGAAGACCGGCTTTCAAGTCGGTGTTGGTGCCCAATTTCATGGAAAATGCCGTGTAGGCTGCGCCTATTTCCTCTCGCAGCGCATAATCGGCGGTATATCTCGCATCGGGTGTCCACGCCCCCTGCACGAGGTTTTCCACCCGAATGTCGTTGTCGAATTTCGACAGCGCGGCCTTCACCCCTGCTTCCCACTTCATGTGTTGTCCGAGGTCCCAAGTGTAATCGGCCTTGGCGGCCCAAATATCAATAGGCGTGTTTTTGCTCACGCGCAGCATCTGCTCTTGTGTGGGGTTGCGTTCGGCATCGAAGAAGCGATTGGTATAGTCGCTGGGGTTGTTGTTCAGGTAGCGGGCGTAGTCCACGTCCACGTTGAGCATTTGCTTTTGGGTAAAGCGGTGTTGCAGGTTGAGGTTGCCGAATCCGTGTTGCCAGTGATTGAGTTCGTGATTGGGAATTTCGACAAAGCCCGTCGGCACGCCGTTTTCCGACAGCGTGACATCGTTGACGGCATCCATCGTCCAGTGGCGGTCCATCCAGCCGCCGAGCACACCCACTATTGTTTTTTCATTCAAACGATAATCGAGGCCAAGCCGTGCGTTTTGGGTATGCGTGCGGGTTGGGTCACGGTCGCTTTTGGTATCGGTTTCCAACATGTTGCCACCTTTGCTGACGCTGCGGTAGTTGGTGAACAGTTGCGGGTTGTTGTTGTAGGCCCACGAGTAGTCGCCGAAAAAATTGACCTTTTCCCGATGCCAGTTGAAATTGACGCTTGCGCCCGCTTTTTCTTTCAAACCATAGCCAACGTGGGTGGCAAAAGAGCCGTTCAGCCCATCGTCCGCATTTTTTTTCAAAACAATGTGAATGATGCCGGCATTGCCCTCCGCGTCGAAATTGGCAGGCGGGGTATGGATGAGCTCGATGCGCTCGATGTTGTCGGAGCTCATGCCGTCGAGCATCTGCACCAGCGCGGAAATGGGCATCCAGCTGATTTTGCCATTGAGCATCACCACCACGCCGTCTTTCCCGTTCATGGAAAGGGAGTTCGCCTGACGATTGACCACCACGCCAGGCGAGCGTTGCAGCACCTCGAGCGCAGTGGCACCGGCGGAGGTGATGCTGTTGGCGACATTGACCACCATGCGGTCTATCTGCTGCTCGAACAGGGGCTTTTTGGCCACGACGCTTACCTCGTTGAGTTGGGCGGTGTTCTCGCGCATCACGGCTATGCCCAGGTCTGTCTTGCCCGACCGATTTGTCAGGGAAAAAGTCTCGGAAAAGTAGTCCACAAAACCTAGCATGGCGATGCGGAGCAAGTAGTCGCCGGGAGCGACTTGGTCGAAGGAATAGGAGCCGTCCGCACCGCCAATTTGGCCTTTTGAGAGCGTGGAGTCTGTCGCTTGGAGCAGCAGTACGGTGGCGGCGGGGAGCGGTTGGCCGGCGGCATCTCTGATGGAGCCTACGACTTGATGCTGGCCGTGAGCGGTCTGAAGCCCTGCCGATAGGAGGGCAAGCAGCGCGAGGGCTGTCGGAAGTGTTTTTGCTTTCATGACGTGGTGCCGCGGTGGGCGGCGCAGTTTCCATAGATGGGAGCAAGCAAGGGAAAGTTGCAGGCAAGGCCAAAAAACGACTGCCCGAAGCCGACAAACACCGAGAGGCGAGCGTGATAGCGTGGCCTCCCGGTGGTGTGTTCAGAAATATGGGCGAGACAACTGCTTACTGGACACAAGCAACACAAGTGCGCAGAGGATGCAGTTGAGTAATCTCATCGTTGAAAAAGTTTTAGGTGACACAATGGTTAAAAAAAGCCCAATGAACCGATGAGAAGCGAGAAAAGAGGATGAGAGCAAGCGACTTGGATTAGTCGTGCCGGGCGGGGAAATCTGAATGAAAAGCGAGAAAAGATGAGAAAGAAGCGAAGTAGTATTTTGTGACAGGCAGGCAATGAAAGGCGGGAAAAAAATTAGCCTGAAAAAAAGTGCGCTTAAAAGTAGTCGAAACGCGCAATCGGTTGTTACTCAATCCTACGAAATTTGCCCGCCAATAAAAATCGCTCATATCGTGTCAGAAGAACAAACCCAGCCCCTGCCCACCATCGAAGCCGAAGGCCGGCGCGTGGTGCGTTCCTTTCGCCTTCGCCGCATGATTCTGCCCATCGCGCTGGGCATCACCGCCGTAGGCTTCTTGTTTTACTACCAGTTCGACCTTGAGCAGTTCCGCAGCATCGAATGGACGGGGCGAGCGTTTGCGTGGATAGGGTTGGCTTTCCTGATATTGGTGGTCAGGCACCTGTTCTACACGCTCCGGCTGCGCACCATCACGGGCGATGTGTTTTCTTGGCGCAAATGCCTCGAGCTCGTGGTGCTGTGGGAATTCAGCGCCGCCCTCACGCCCACGAGCAAAGGCGGCCCTTTCGTCATGCTCTTCGTGCTGACCAAAGAAAAGCTCGCAGCCGGGCGCACTGCCGCTGCCGTGCTCTACACGATGGTGCTCGATTCGGGGTTCTTCGTCGTCACCTTGCCCATCCTGCTGCTGCTCTACGGGCCGCCGATGCTCTATCCGGGCATGAAAAGCTACAGCGACGTGGGGCTGGCCAGCGGGACGTTTTTTGTCACCTACGGCCTGATGCTCACCTACTGGTCGTTCATCGTTTTTTTGTTGCTGATAAAACCTCGCTACGCCAAAAAAGCATTGGGGGCGCTGGCTAGCCTGCCTTTTTTGAAAAAATGGTCGGCGAGGCTTCATTTGCTCGGCGAGGAATTCGCCTTGGCCGCCGAGGAAATCCACCGCCGCGACTGGCGCTACCACCTCAAGGTCATCGTCGGCACGGTGGGCGCATGGACGAGCAAATTCATCATGATAAATTGCCTCATCATCGCCATCATGCCCTCCACGCCCGTGGACGGCGCGACACAAGCATTCATCTACGCCCGCATGGTGGCCATGTTCATCATCATGGCTTTCAGCCCAACGCCGGGCGGCGCAGGGTTGGCGGAGGTGGCGTTGGTGGGATTCATCTCCGACTATGTGCCGGCGGGCATTGGGCTTGTGGTGGCGCTGCTGTGGCGTGGCATGGCGTACTACGGCTACCTGCTGTTGGGGGCAGTGGTGGTGCCGGCTTGGGTGGCGGCCAATATGCGAATGCCGAAGCGGGGGGCGTGACACGCCGCGCTTTTACACCTTGATTCGCTGGGATTTGCCAGATGACCATGATTGATGACCATGATTTTGAACAGATTGCGCTTTTAGCCATGCCCAAAACTTGGCGGTGTGAATTATAACCTTCTCCGTCCAATCCGCAACGAGCGGTGGCGAAATGCGTGACAAGCGACATGGCCATAACATTTTGCCAATTTTTTTTAACCCGACCAAAACAGCACCGCTCGTAACTTACCCAAACGGGGCATCGTCTGGCTGACATCGTTCATCACAAACCTATTTGCCTCCGTGACCTATCAACACTTTCAAACGCATCTCGCATCAGCCGAGGCGGGCGCCCACCCAATT
This genomic interval from Saprospiraceae bacterium contains the following:
- a CDS encoding OmpA family protein — its product is MKKCLPIFYLLLFFDLSAQVPFNWDFGGSLGITSYQGDLDALKVNAGFREIHFSAAGYLRRNLSNNFAVRFNMLAGKLAGDDKNFTEPEWRPLRGLYFESKLLEFTVLGEYYPLGMYPSGVKNLRARRVVSPYIIVGAGWAFVDPVVDWNDSNGNEHINAELVAKDKNAKTKRAHIVTPVGVGLRFLLKDHSTFGLEAALRPTYSDYLDGVSLAANPNKPDWFFTAQIGFSYPFDKNKTKNKPIAKKDEKKEPPPLKNRDLFADSDKDGVLDTDDDCPTVPGLRSLRGCPDRDGDGIADGNDKCPDEPGMAEFAGCPDTDDDGIPDKDDKCPDEPGLAAYRGCPPPDRDGDGLADGDDRCPDAPGPVELGGCPDRDGDGIPDKDDKCPDVAGIPEQKGCPALPPPDKAVYFRSSQDTWYRTSDETLDEIVEILKKDPSLKAQISGHTADASDDPSGDVSQRRAQKIYDYLLSKGIAADRLKHQGFGSTRPAEGDILSKDPLLNQQLQRRVEVHFIRQ
- a CDS encoding flippase-like domain-containing protein, translated to MSEEQTQPLPTIEAEGRRVVRSFRLRRMILPIALGITAVGFLFYYQFDLEQFRSIEWTGRAFAWIGLAFLILVVRHLFYTLRLRTITGDVFSWRKCLELVVLWEFSAALTPTSKGGPFVMLFVLTKEKLAAGRTAAAVLYTMVLDSGFFVVTLPILLLLYGPPMLYPGMKSYSDVGLASGTFFVTYGLMLTYWSFIVFLLLIKPRYAKKALGALASLPFLKKWSARLHLLGEEFALAAEEIHRRDWRYHLKVIVGTVGAWTSKFIMINCLIIAIMPSTPVDGATQAFIYARMVAMFIIMAFSPTPGGAGLAEVALVGFISDYVPAGIGLVVALLWRGMAYYGYLLLGAVVVPAWVAANMRMPKRGA
- a CDS encoding TonB-dependent receptor, producing MKAKTLPTALALLALLSAGLQTAHGQHQVVGSIRDAAGQPLPAATVLLLQATDSTLSKGQIGGADGSYSFDQVAPGDYLLRIAMLGFVDYFSETFSLTNRSGKTDLGIAVMRENTAQLNEVSVVAKKPLFEQQIDRMVVNVANSITSAGATALEVLQRSPGVVVNRQANSLSMNGKDGVVVMLNGKISWMPISALVQMLDGMSSDNIERIELIHTPPANFDAEGNAGIIHIVLKKNADDGLNGSFATHVGYGLKEKAGASVNFNWHREKVNFFGDYSWAYNNNPQLFTNYRSVSKGGNMLETDTKSDRDPTRTHTQNARLGLDYRLNEKTIVGVLGGWMDRHWTMDAVNDVTLSENGVPTGFVEIPNHELNHWQHGFGNLNLQHRFTQKQMLNVDVDYARYLNNNPSDYTNRFFDAERNPTQEQMLRVSKNTPIDIWAAKADYTWDLGQHMKWEAGVKAALSKFDNDIRVENLVQGAWTPDARYTADYALREEIGAAYTAFSMKLGTNTDLKAGLRYEYTQSNLGTSEQPNIVDRQYGNFFPSLFVSRKINDNHQVNIAYSRRIQRPDFTQMAPFVIFFDPNTFMTGNTALQPSITDAVSTSYRYKSWQLSLQYSHENGPIAWLPKVNPETNQQLNIPENFDNAHTLSATLSLPFHPTEWWEMQNNLTAQWQRTNATLDGTAVQISQPNWNFNGSQTFRLPQKFTLELSGFYFPKSLFGIITNRPLGTLDIGLQKELSHHRGNLRFSVTDVFFTANWSATANQPDLNLKWEGLFRFSERVFRISYARNFGSNKVSAARQRGTGSEEERRRVN